The Canis lupus familiaris isolate Mischka breed German Shepherd chromosome 14, alternate assembly UU_Cfam_GSD_1.0, whole genome shotgun sequence genome window below encodes:
- the CEP41 gene encoding centrosomal protein of 41 kDa isoform X3: protein MSVRRHIGNPEYLTKRIPQNPRYQHIKSRLDTGSSITKYTEKLEEIKKNYRYRKDELFKRLKVTTFAQLVIQVASLSDQTLEVTAEEIQRLEDNDSATSEPDGEVGARTNGKGSPGEQSPSPVQFITSAGAGDSSRSTLQSVISGVGELDLDKGLVKKAEPNTKDKPYPDCPFLLLDVRDRDSYQQCHIIGAYTYPIATLSRTMNPYSNDILEYKNAHGKVIILYDDDERLASQAATTMCERGFENLFMLSGGLKVLAQKFPEGLITGSLPASCQQALPPGSARKRSSPKVPPPPAENKWRFTPEDLKKIEYYLEEDQGPTDNPSRLSQANASGRDSKAPGTRSGQTLPAGGPGGPPNARSLSSGHLQGKPWK, encoded by the exons GTAGCAGTATAACTAAATACACTGAGAAGCTAGAAGAGATCAAAAAAA ATTATAGATACAGAAAGGATGAGCTCTTCAAGAGACTAAAAGTTACAACCTTTGCCCAGCTG GTCATCCAAGTTGCTTCCCTATCTGATCAAACACTGGAAGTGACAGCTGAAGAGATTCAAAGGCTAGAAG ACAATGACTCTGCTACTTCAGAGCCGGATGGGGAAGTCGGTGCCAGGACCAATGGGAAAGGGAGCCCCGGGGAGCAGTCGCCAAGCCCCGTGCAGTTCATAACCAGTGCAGGAGCTGGAGATTCCAGTCGCTCGACCCTGCAGAG CGTCATCAGTGGTGTTGGGGAACTGGATCTAGACAAAGGGCTAGTGAAGAAAGCAGAGCCCAACACCAAAGACAAACCTTATCCCGACTGCCCCTTCCTGCTACTAGATGTGCGAGACAGAGATTCTTACCAGCAGTGCCACATTATTGGAG cTTACACTTATCCAATTGCAACTCTGTCTAGAACAATGAACCCTTATTCAAATGACATTCTTGAATAT AAAAATGCCCACGGCAAGGTCATCATTCTGTATGATGACGACGAGAGGCTGGCCAGCCAGGCGGCCACCACCATGTGTGAGCGGGGATTTGAAAACCTCTTCATGCTTTCTGGAG GTCTAAAAGTCTTAGCTCAGAAATTCCCAGAAGGACTGATTACGGGTTCCCTGCCAGCATCTTGCCAGCAGGCCCTTCCTCCTGGCTCTGCCCGGAAACGATCCAGCCCCAAAGTGCCGCCCCCACCAGCTGAGAACAAGTGGAGATTTACTCCAGAAGACTTAAAAAAGATAGAATATTACCTGGAAGAGGATCAGGGTCCTACGGACAATCCTA GCCGGCTGAGCCAAGCTAACGCCTCCGGAAGAGACTCCAAGGCTCCAGGCACCCGCAGCGGTCAGACCCTCCCGGCTGGGGGCCCTGGCGGCCCCCCGAATGCCCGTTCGCTCAGCAGTGGCCACCTGCAAGGCAAACCCTGGAAGTAA
- the CEP41 gene encoding centrosomal protein of 41 kDa isoform X2, whose translation MSESPNDGCPSKQEPDYRYRKDELFKRLKVTTFAQLVIQVASLSDQTLEVTAEEIQRLEDNDSATSEPDGEVGARTNGKGSPGEQSPSPVQFITSAGAGDSSRSTLQSVISGVGELDLDKGLVKKAEPNTKDKPYPDCPFLLLDVRDRDSYQQCHIIGAYTYPIATLSRTMNPYSNDILEYKNAHGKVIILYDDDERLASQAATTMCERGFENLFMLSGGLKVLAQKFPEGLITGSLPASCQQALPPGSARKRSSPKVPPPPAENKWRFTPEDLKKIEYYLEEDQGPTDNPSRLSQANASGRDSKAPGTRSGQTLPAGGPGGPPNARSLSSGHLQGKPWK comes from the exons ATGTCAGAAAGTCCTAATGATGGCTGTCCTTCTAAACAAGAACCAG ATTATAGATACAGAAAGGATGAGCTCTTCAAGAGACTAAAAGTTACAACCTTTGCCCAGCTG GTCATCCAAGTTGCTTCCCTATCTGATCAAACACTGGAAGTGACAGCTGAAGAGATTCAAAGGCTAGAAG ACAATGACTCTGCTACTTCAGAGCCGGATGGGGAAGTCGGTGCCAGGACCAATGGGAAAGGGAGCCCCGGGGAGCAGTCGCCAAGCCCCGTGCAGTTCATAACCAGTGCAGGAGCTGGAGATTCCAGTCGCTCGACCCTGCAGAG CGTCATCAGTGGTGTTGGGGAACTGGATCTAGACAAAGGGCTAGTGAAGAAAGCAGAGCCCAACACCAAAGACAAACCTTATCCCGACTGCCCCTTCCTGCTACTAGATGTGCGAGACAGAGATTCTTACCAGCAGTGCCACATTATTGGAG cTTACACTTATCCAATTGCAACTCTGTCTAGAACAATGAACCCTTATTCAAATGACATTCTTGAATAT AAAAATGCCCACGGCAAGGTCATCATTCTGTATGATGACGACGAGAGGCTGGCCAGCCAGGCGGCCACCACCATGTGTGAGCGGGGATTTGAAAACCTCTTCATGCTTTCTGGAG GTCTAAAAGTCTTAGCTCAGAAATTCCCAGAAGGACTGATTACGGGTTCCCTGCCAGCATCTTGCCAGCAGGCCCTTCCTCCTGGCTCTGCCCGGAAACGATCCAGCCCCAAAGTGCCGCCCCCACCAGCTGAGAACAAGTGGAGATTTACTCCAGAAGACTTAAAAAAGATAGAATATTACCTGGAAGAGGATCAGGGTCCTACGGACAATCCTA GCCGGCTGAGCCAAGCTAACGCCTCCGGAAGAGACTCCAAGGCTCCAGGCACCCGCAGCGGTCAGACCCTCCCGGCTGGGGGCCCTGGCGGCCCCCCGAATGCCCGTTCGCTCAGCAGTGGCCACCTGCAAGGCAAACCCTGGAAGTAA
- the CEP41 gene encoding centrosomal protein of 41 kDa isoform X1: MSVRRHIGNPEYLTKRIPQNPRYQHIKSRLDTDYRYRKDELFKRLKVTTFAQLVIQVASLSDQTLEVTAEEIQRLEDNDSATSEPDGEVGARTNGKGSPGEQSPSPVQFITSAGAGDSSRSTLQSVISGVGELDLDKGLVKKAEPNTKDKPYPDCPFLLLDVRDRDSYQQCHIIGAYTYPIATLSRTMNPYSNDILEYKNAHGKVIILYDDDERLASQAATTMCERGFENLFMLSGGLKVLAQKFPEGLITGSLPASCQQALPPGSARKRSSPKVPPPPAENKWRFTPEDLKKIEYYLEEDQGPTDNPSRLSQANASGRDSKAPGTRSGQTLPAGGPGGPPNARSLSSGHLQGKPWK, translated from the exons ATTATAGATACAGAAAGGATGAGCTCTTCAAGAGACTAAAAGTTACAACCTTTGCCCAGCTG GTCATCCAAGTTGCTTCCCTATCTGATCAAACACTGGAAGTGACAGCTGAAGAGATTCAAAGGCTAGAAG ACAATGACTCTGCTACTTCAGAGCCGGATGGGGAAGTCGGTGCCAGGACCAATGGGAAAGGGAGCCCCGGGGAGCAGTCGCCAAGCCCCGTGCAGTTCATAACCAGTGCAGGAGCTGGAGATTCCAGTCGCTCGACCCTGCAGAG CGTCATCAGTGGTGTTGGGGAACTGGATCTAGACAAAGGGCTAGTGAAGAAAGCAGAGCCCAACACCAAAGACAAACCTTATCCCGACTGCCCCTTCCTGCTACTAGATGTGCGAGACAGAGATTCTTACCAGCAGTGCCACATTATTGGAG cTTACACTTATCCAATTGCAACTCTGTCTAGAACAATGAACCCTTATTCAAATGACATTCTTGAATAT AAAAATGCCCACGGCAAGGTCATCATTCTGTATGATGACGACGAGAGGCTGGCCAGCCAGGCGGCCACCACCATGTGTGAGCGGGGATTTGAAAACCTCTTCATGCTTTCTGGAG GTCTAAAAGTCTTAGCTCAGAAATTCCCAGAAGGACTGATTACGGGTTCCCTGCCAGCATCTTGCCAGCAGGCCCTTCCTCCTGGCTCTGCCCGGAAACGATCCAGCCCCAAAGTGCCGCCCCCACCAGCTGAGAACAAGTGGAGATTTACTCCAGAAGACTTAAAAAAGATAGAATATTACCTGGAAGAGGATCAGGGTCCTACGGACAATCCTA GCCGGCTGAGCCAAGCTAACGCCTCCGGAAGAGACTCCAAGGCTCCAGGCACCCGCAGCGGTCAGACCCTCCCGGCTGGGGGCCCTGGCGGCCCCCCGAATGCCCGTTCGCTCAGCAGTGGCCACCTGCAAGGCAAACCCTGGAAGTAA